The sequence AGATAATTTCCCCGAAAATAAGACATCGACATTTGCTTTTTTATCGGCAAGTAAGTAATTTTATATAGACTTAATCTAAATTATATGCAAAAAATATTATGTCCGTAAATTTAAACGAAGCGCACGAAGTTTTTCGTAAGTACCTTAAGCAGGAAAAGCACAGGGTAACTCCTGAAAGATTCGAAGTTCTCGATTTCGCATTGAAATACGAAGGACATTTCGGAGCCGACGAGCTCTATCTGAGGATGAAAAACAACAAATCGAACGTATCGAGAGCCACGGTTTATAACACACTCGAGCTGCTCGCAGCATGCGAACTATTGGCTAAAAGAAACTTCGGAGAAAACAAAACCCGTTACGAGTCGAACTACGGGAGAAAATCGCACGACCATCTGATATGCATTAATTGCGGAGCAATCAAAGAATTTACGGAACCCGAAATCGAAGAGATTGTAGCTCAGGTGGCGAAGAAACTCGGTTTCAAACCGCAAGGTCATTCATTTAATATTTTCGGAAAGTGCAATAATGCAAACTGCAAACATAAAGACAATGAATAATATTACTCTCGACAAAGCTCGAAAAGGTAATTTGATTACAATCGTCAACCTTCCCGGAGGAGAAATCAACGCTCAGTTGATTCGAATCGGTATTTCCGAAGGCGAAACGTTGGCGTGCCTTCAAAGACTTCCGGGCGGCACGATTATTCTTCAGAAAAACAGACAGGAAATTGCCGTCGGCTACGACCTGGCAAAAAATATTAAAATTATTCTGCGGTAAATATGAAATCTGATAATATCGTTAATATTAATTCTCAACTTTCGAACGTAGATATCGATATAAAAAACGTCAAGACCGAAAAGGTGGTTCTAGTAGGAAATCCTAACGTCGGCAAATCGTGCGTATTCAATTATCTTAGCGGAAAATATGTGGACGTTTCGAATTACCCCGGCACAACCGTCTCGATTACAAGATGCAATTATAAAGGTAAAAAATCTACGACACCCCAGGCATCTACGGCGTTTCTTCTTTCAACGAAGAAGAAAAAGTAGCGCGGGATATTATTCTGGAAGGCGACGTAGTAATAAACGTAGTAAACGCACTCCACCTCGAACGCGACCTGTTCCTTACGCTTCAATTAATCGATATGGGAAAAAAAGTTTCTCTTATTCTTAACTTTGCCGACGAACTCAAAAAAAGAAAAATTAAGATCGACACGCAAAAGTTATCCGATTTACTTGGAATCGATGTTTACGAAACGACTGCTGTTAACAAAGCGGGACTCGACCAGATCGATAAAGCCATTGAGAATGCGCGCGTTGGCAATCAGCGGCTCGATTTACACTTCATGTTGCAGCAGTTTGTAGACGAAGGAATTCCGCAGGCTGAAGCTTTATTGATACTCGAAGGCGACGAGTTTACGGCAAATAAATACAACAAACCGATTAATAAAGACGAGCGCGAGAAAATTTATATAACGCGTCGAAACCGCGTAAACGAAATTATCGATATTGTAGAACACGAAGATTCCAGAAAAGGCGAAATCTCCAATCTGATTGGAAGATTGTCGCTTAATCCGATAACAGGCATTCCGATTTTGTTGGCAATTTTAACGCTCGTTTACTTCTTTATCGGAGATTTCATTTCTCAGCGCGTAGTGGATTTTACCGAAAATACGGTCGGCGTCGGAATTGTAGAATACAATATAAAGTCTTTCGTTTCCAATTATACGTCGTCGCTTATCGACGTGGAAATTCTGGATGAGAATGAAAATCTTATCGACAAAAAAATTTATAATTTTCCCGACGGCATGAACGCCAATCCCGACTTAAAAGCGGACTTCGAGAACTTTTCTTCTCAGCCCGGAGCTCAAACTACATTTCATTATTCCAATCCGATAGTAAAATTGTTCTTCGGCGAATTCGGCGTTATAACTATGACTACTACATACCTCCTATTCCTTTTGTTGCCGCTCGTCATCGGATTCTATTTTGTAATGGCTCTGTTGGAAGACAGCGGTTATCTGCCGCGTCTGGCAACAATGCTCGACAGAACATTTAATAAAATCGGATTAAACGGAAAAGCTGTAATTCCGATAATACTCGGATTCGGCTGCATTACAATGGCAAATATTACAACCCGCCTTCTCGGTTCGGAACGAGAAAAGTCGATAGCTACGGCAATCTTGCAATTCGTTATACCCTGCTCGGCGCAGCTTGCGGTTATTACGGTTCTTTTAAGCGGAGCCGGGTTAACCCCGTTATTGATTTTTATCGGCGTAATCGGCTCGGTGTTAATAATATTGTCTACGGTTTTGAATAAATTGATTCCCGGTCAAAGTTCGCCTCTTCTAATCGATCTTCCCATCATGCGGTTACCCAGAATTTCGAACGTATTTAAAAAGATGACATACAGAAGTTACGGCTTTATGAAAGAAGCCGGATTCTGGTTCTTCGTCGGGGCTCTGGCAGTCGGCGTAATGGATATTACCGGACTATTGCTTCTATGGCAGGATATCCTTGCGCCTTTGACAACTCACTGGCTCAAGCTTCCCAAAGAAGCTGCCAATGCATTCGTTATGGGTATGGTAAGACGTGATTTCGGAGCCGCCGGACTTTTTGCGATGAATCTTACCGTTATGCAAATTACAGTCGCTATTATAACAATAACTCTTTTTACGCCCTGCATTGCGTCTTTCGTTGTAATGCTAAAAGAACGAGGCTGGAAAGAAGGATTGACAATCTGGTTGGGTACCTGGGTTACAGCATTCTTTATCGGCGGTCTGGTAGCTCAGTTTATAGTATAAGAGAAAAAATATGAAGCAAAAGAACCTACATCAATATCCGTTGGTATGGCGTAAAGACGATTTCTTTATTAAAATTTACAGCTCCATACCGAACGTTTCGACGGGAATACTTCTCACAACCAGCAAAACCGCATTCATAGTCGATCCGGGCGACGGCATTTTGCGCGATCTGACTAAAGACGTGGGGCCGGAAACTATCTTGAGAGTATCGGATATTTTCATCAGTCACGGTCATCACGACCACGTAGGAGGCGTCTGGTCTTTATTGACATACTGGTCGGTTCTGCGCCGGAAAACTCCCCTTTCGATCTATTATCCCGAAGGTTGCGTCGAAATAGAGAGCATTTATAAAGCTTTCAACGAAGTCTACGGCAAAGAGCTTTCTTATAAAATTACGCTCAAACCGATTTCCGATCAAAAAGCATTTACGCGAAATTCCGTAAGAATCAAACCCTTTAAAGTTAACCACAGGGAACTAAATCCCGACGGGACAAGCGCCGAAATTCCGTCTCTCGGTTTTAAATATTATTACGATTCGAAGTCAATCTGTTACGGAGGCGACACTGCATATTGCGAAAATCTTGTTAAGATGGCTAAAGGGAGCGACCTGGCAATAATCGAAGCCGGAGCGCTCGACGAAGAATCGACCGACTTGCATATGACGGTAGCGCAAGCTAAAGAGATAGGCAAAACCGCAAAGGAATTTTTCCTTGTCCACGTACCCGATGAATAATAACGAGGTATGATATGAAAAAGATTTTCCTCCTCTTCCTGCTCCTCTTCACAGTTATCAACGCGCAAAAGAAATGGTCTGATCCATCAATCTCGGTTAAAGATTTAAAGGCTCATCTGTTTTATCTGGCATCCGACGATATGAAAGGCAGATTTTCCGGATCGCCGGAAGAAAGAATTGCCGCCGATTATATCAAGAATCAATTCGAATCGTACGGTCTGGAACCGCTGTTCGATGGAAATTATTTTCAGGATTTTCCGTTTATCGAACGGCTTGAGCTAACATCGAACAACAGCGCGGAAATCCTTATTAATGACGAAAAATTGACATTAAAAATCCGAGACGATTTTATTACCGTCCCTTTTTCCGGTAAAGCCGAATTAAAAGCTCGGCTTGTTTTTGCGGGTTACGGCATCTCCTCAGAAAATCTCGAATACGACGATTACGAATCGATCGACGTTAAGGATAAAATCGTAATAATATTAAGAGATCACCCAGAACATGATTCCGCTCATTCCGATTTCGACAGGTACGCCTCGTTGAGAAGCAAGGCTTCGACCGCACGGGACAAAGGCGCGGCGGGCATTATTTTCGTCAACGGATATTTTCCGTCGGACGACGATAATCTTGTAGAATTGAGATACGACGGCGCCCCCGCTATAAACGACTTTCCTGTTATTCAGGTAAAAAGAGATATCATTGAGAAAATATTCAAAGCGCATAATCTCGACTTTAAAGAGATTCAGAAGAAAATCGATTCGACCAAACACGGCAATCCGGTAGAATTCCAAAATTGTTTTGCAGAAATTCATACAGAAGTAAAAGAAATTGTAAGCAACGCCAGAAACGTCGGCGGCTTATTAAAATGTAATTCAGGCAGCGACGAATATATCGTAGTCGGCGCCCATTTCGATCACCTTGGCATCGACCAGTTGAAATCTTCTTCGATGTACAGGGGCGGCGACAGTCAGATTCATAACGGAGCCGACGACAATGCATCGGGAACGTCGGCTATGCTCGAACTAGCCGAAGCTCTTGCAGCTTCCAGATCGGAACTTAAAAGAAATATTATATTCCTCGCATTTTCAGGAGAAGAACTCGGAATTCTCGGTTCGACTTATTTTACAAATAATTCGCCCGTATCCCTCGACAAAATCATTGCAATGGTCAATATGGATATGGTAGGCAGACTGAACGAAGAAAATTCATTGACAGTTATCGGCGCAGGAACGTCGTCCGCCTGGAAACCTCTGCTAAACGAAAAAAATAAATACGATTTAAAACTTACTTTCGACGACGCCGGAACGGGCGGAAGCGACCATCAGGCATTTTCTAACAAAAATATTCCCGTCCTCTTTTTCTTTACGGGAACACACTCCGATTACCACAAACCTTCAGACGATCCTGACAAAATTAATTACGAAGGCGAAAAGAAAATCGCGAGCTACATTCTCGACGTGATTAAAGGCATCGACCGGCTGGAAGAAAAACCCGATTATGTAAAAGTGGAAGCCCCGACTAACAGACGCATCGGCAAATCGAGAGTTTATGTGGGAACCGTACCGGAATTCGGGTATAACGGCGAAGGTTATAAATTATCCGGTGTTACGGACGGAAGTCCCGCTGCCAAAGCGGGCTTAATGAGCGGCGATATAATAATTCGATTCGGCGACAAAAAAGTCGGCAATATTTACGATTTTATGCATGCCATGGCTGAATATAAACCGGGCGATAAAGTGGAAGTCGCCGTCCTCAGAGACGGAAAGGAAATGAAATTTACTATTGATCTGACAGCAAAGTGATTTTTTTTAGGGATTAGGTATTTGGGACTAGCGATTAGGGATCAGGGATTAGTGAACTGTCATACTGCTCAGTCAGAGTCTGATGAATCAGTCAGAGTCTGATGAATCAGTCAAAGTCTGATGAATCAGTCAGTGTCTGATGAAGTATCTCCTAGTCAGTTAAGTAAACCAAATAGTCTCTCAGATTCTTCGTCGTCTCTTAGGGGCCTTGGTTTTGAGGTTCTTAGTTCTTGGTAATTTGCAAATTTTGTAATCTTGGTAATTTGTAAATTCCCAAAGATCTACCAATCTCACAGCATCGGCTTCTTTCTTTTAACAAATTGAAGCGGAAATCCTTCTTTATTTCTAAGAACCATTATTTTATCGCCTGAATCCGTAGTAAACAAATCCTGCGCTACCTCGCAATCAGTTAATTTTTCTTTTAACATTTCGATTTTATCAGTCGAAAAAGCAATATGGAATTGAGCGGGCAGAATATCATTCAGATTCAATACCGGGACTTCGCTTTTCTGATATAATTCGAGCATCATATTTTTTTCCGTATCCGCGACGAATCTGCCGTAATCCGGAGCGCCTTCCTCTTTCACTACCGTCATATTTAATTTATCTGCGAACCATTTCCCTGCTCCCATAGCATCATTCACGTTAAAGGCAATATGCTCCGCATAAATCCCTTCGAAACGGAGCATTGGATTTTTTCTTTCGACAAACTGAAGCGGAACGCCCCACGGATCGCGTAAAATCATAATTTTATCGCCCGAATCCGTTGTCGTTAAATCCGATTCGATCGTTGCGCCGTCTTCTATCAATTTATTTTTCAACTCTTCCGCATCTTCAACATGGAATGCAATGTGAAGACTTAATACGTTCATTTTTCTGAAGTTAAGCGGCGTCGCTTCACGGTTTATCAAAAATTCGAGCATTATATTTTTTGCGGAGTCCGTTACAAATATTGAACCGGCGCCTTTATTTACGATTTTTATATCGAGATTCGAGCAATACCATTCTGCCGCTTTTTCAGCGTCCGGCAAAAGAAGAGCGATATGTTCGAAGTTAATTTTGTTTTCTTGTCCGACCACAACGGTTGAGAAAAAGAGGGCTATCGAGACTATTAGTTTTTTCATTTTGCCACCTCCTCTAAAATTTTAGCGCCTGCTTCCGCAATTATGCCGTCTTGCTCCGGGGTTCCCCCGCTTACTCCTATGGCTCCGATATAATTATTTTCATATACGAGCGGCGCTCCGCCTTCGAAAGGCAGAATTTCATCTACCGACAGTAATGCATTGTTGCCCCCTGCGACTCGCTCTTGGTATGCTTTAGTGGGTCTTTTGAAAAAGATAGCCGATACGGCTTTTTTCTTGGCAACTTTGATACTTCCCAATTGAGCCCCGTTCATTCTTTCAAAATAGACCAGATTGCCTCCGTCGTCCACAATAGCAATTACTACGTCGATATTCATCTGATTTGCTTTATTTTCAGCTGCTACAGCAATCTTTTTTGCAAGTTCGAGCGTTATGGCATGCTTTGTAGCTACCTGACCGTATATTGCCCCCGTAAAAAGAATTGCTAATGACAATAGTTTAATTATTTTCATTTTGCCTCCGCCTCAATTACTTAACCGTTTAATCTGCAAAATAAAGAATTTTTTGGAATATATACAGGATATTTTTTTAAGTTTGTTAACTTAATTTTTACTGAAAGGGCAAATATGAAAAACTTACTCTATGCTTGTATAATTTTTACGCAAGTTATCTTTTCGCAGCAAGATTCAGTTAAGACTTACGAATTAAATGAAATCACAGTTCGATCGGGAAAATACAATTCGTTAATAAAACATCTCAATCCGTCATTGCAATCTATTGAAATTAAAGAAGTTAATTTGTCGGTTAACAAAAACCTTATAGCTACTCTCAAAAATAATACGGCCGGCGTTTTCGTCACAGAATACGGTAATAACGGTTTCGGTATAGGTCAATTATCCGCGGGAAAAATGTCCGTCAGAGGCTTCAACGGACAACAGCAATTCATCGTTTTTATCGACGGACATCCGGAATACGCCGGAATTTTCGGGCACCCTGTTTCCGACCTGTACAATACAGACGCAGCTTCCGATTTAATCATAATTAAAGGACCGTCGTCTTTGATTTACGGTTCGGGAGCAATGGCGGGCGTTATCGATATTCGCACGTTAAATAAACATTCCAAAGGAGTTTCTTTGGGAAGCGATATTTCGTACGGCTCATTCAATACTTATAACATTTCGCTGAAATCAGGCTACAGCGCGGAGTCTTTTGCTGCGGCTATTAATCTCTTTAATTATCATTCGGACAATCATCGGCCGTCTTCGAATTACGACTCGAAAGGACTAGGCGTAACATTAAGTTATAAAATAAGTAACGAGTGGTCTGCTAATATCAAATCGAACATCAGATATGCTAAAATTTTAAATCCGGGCGCTATAAATAATCCTTATCTGAATGATTCCGTTTGGACGGAATTTACGCGTTCAAACATATCTTTAACCTTCGACGGCAGGCACAAGACGACCGAAGGAACTTATTCGTTTTACTTAAATTCGGGCGTGCACGACTTTTTCGACGGATTTCATTCGACGGATTACGTGGCGGGATTTAATGCGAGACAAACATTCGAATTATCGGAAAGCTTTCTTTTTACGGCAGGAAACGATACTCGTATTTACGGAGGCAATGCAAGAAATAATCGTAGATTAATCGATACGACTCTATACGAAACAGGGTTTTATTTCGTAACAGAAACGGATATTTATCAAAGACTGAAGTTCATTGCCGGAGCGCGTTTGAACTATCACGAAGTGTACGGCTCCGAATTCGTCCCCCAATTATCTCTTAATTACACCCTGACGGAGAATGCCGGTTTTTACATATCGGCGGCAAAAGGATTCAGGAATCCCACATTGGCTGAATTTTTCATATTCGGAGCAAATATCGATTTGCTCCCGGAAAAATTATGGAATTACGAAGCCGGATTTAATCTGCGGCTTTTAAATGAAAGAACCGGTCTTTCAGGCGCAATTTATATTTCCGAAGGAAAAGATTTTATAGCCGTTACCGGGCAGTTCCCAAATATTAAAAATCAAAATGTGGGGAGCGTTCAAAACAAGGGTTTCGAAATCAATTTGAAGCTTGCTCCCGTTACAAATCTTGCGCTGAACGCAGGTTTTAATTATACCGATATGAAAACTAAAATTCCCGGTGCGCCCGGACTCCACGCTCTATTCAATGCAAGTTATTCTGTAAATAAAATTGAATTCGGATTGAATTTAGTATCGGCAGCTAAACTTTATCTCTTAGACCGCAATAATCAATTAACCGAGGAGAAATTTTTATTGCTTAACGCGTCTGCCGGGTATGACATAGCACGTAATGCTAAGTTATATATCAGAGTAAATAATCTTTTGGATACCGATTATCAAACGGTTTACGGATATCCGATGCCGGGAATTAATTTTCTTGCAGGAATAAAGACGGAATTTTAAAAAAGGAGACTAAACATTTTAAATAAATTTTCGATAATAGAGTAACTATAGCTATAGGTGTGTTATGTTACTCTATGCAATTATCGGTTATTTCATTCTTTTTGCCCTTTTCATAATTCTTTCGTTCAAATACGCCCCTTTCGGATACGAGGACAAAAGCGGCTTTCATTATATCAAAAAACAGAATAAAAAAGCCGCCTGATTCGTGCATTCGCTGCTAATTAATTATTCCGTGTATAATTGGTTATAAAAGAAAGGAAAGCAGAGGAGAAATTACCCGATTCCCCTCTGCCGTCAAAAAAATCAGATAAGCGTTTTATAGCTCTGAAGCATTTTCATATAATTGGCTCTTTCAAAGGAGGCGGGTTCGGCAACCGATTTTTGACTCATACTTCCTTTCATCATAGAAATCGAATCATATTCATTTTCTTCCATCCAATTTTCAATACCTTTCAAAATTTCGGTAATTCTGCCGACACCGTTAGTCAATAATTCGGAACAAACCATTGCCACATCGGCTCCTGCCATAATAACTTTGATAGCGTCTTCGTGCGAATGGATTCCGCTTGTTGCGGCAAGGCTGGCTTTAATATGTCCGTAAAGAATGGCTATCCATCTCAGAGGTAAACGCATTTCCCAGTTTGTGCTCAGCACCAGATTCGGCACGACTTCCAATTTTTCAAGGTCGAAATCGGGCTGATAGAAACGATTAAAGAGAACCAACGCGTCGGCGCCGGCTTCGTCGAGCTGCTTAGCCATATTTGCCATCGAAGTGAAATAAGGGCTCAGTTTAACTGCGACGGGAATTTTCACCTGGCTTTTTACTTCTTTAACAGTTTCTATATACATTTTTTCCACGTCTGCCGAGGTCATATTCGGATTGGCGGCTACGTAATAGATATTCAGTTCCAGAGCGTCGGCGCCGGCTTGTTCGATATTTTTTGCATATTGAATCCAGCCGCCTTTGCTAACGCCGTTCAAACTTCCGATAACCGGAATACTGACGGATTTTTTAAGATTTGCAATATGATCGAGATATTGATACGGAGTCAGATTGAATTTGTCCGGTTCCGGGAAATAATTGAGAGCTTCGGCATAACTTTCCGTATGGTGCGAAAGGTAATGGTCCAATTCGCCGCTTTCGTGAATAATTTGCTCTTCAAACAAAGAATAAACCACCACAGCGGCGGCTCCCGCATCTTCGAGTTGCTTAACGCTGTCGACCGTATGAGAAAGAGGCGACGCCGAAGGCACAATAGGATTCTTCAGTTCCAATCCCATATATTTTGTTGTTAAATCCATAATAAACTCCTCTAATTTTTTTAAATACGGGGGCGTCCGAAATAATTTTCAGACCGCCCCACCATATATTAATTAACTGTTTCTTTATCCTCTCCGTTTGGCGAAAAATCCATCTGCGACATCTGTTCGTACAATTTCCAGCGTTTCTTCACTTCTTCCTGAGCCTGAGTCAACAATTCCTTGGCAATTTCCGGATGGGATTTTGTCAACATCTTATAACGAGTTTCGCGATAGATATATTCGTCGAGTTTTATTTTCGGAGCTTTCGAGTCGAGTTTCATCGGATTTTTACCTTCTTTCAGATTTTCCGGATTGAATCTGAAGAGCGGCCAGTAGCCGCTGTCTACGGCAAGTTTCTGGTTTTCGAGTCCTTTTGCCATATTGATGCCGTGAGCGATACAATGGCTGTATGCAATTATAATCGAAGGACCGTCGTAAGCTTCAGCTTCAAGGAAGGCACGTACGGTTTGAGCGTCGTTGGCTCCCATTGCAACTCGCGCCACATAAACGTTGCCGTAATTTACAGCCATCATTGCCAGGTCTTTTTTCGGAGTCGGCTTGCCTGCGGCTGCGAATTTGGCGACAGCGCCCATTCCGGTAGCCTTCGACATTTGACCGCCCGTATTCGAATAGACTTCCGTGTCGAGCACCAATATATTAACGTTCTTTCCTGAAGCTATTACGTGGTCTAAGCCGCCGTAACCGATATCGTAAGCCCAGCCGTCGCCGCCAATAATCCAGACGGATTTTTTGACAAGATAATCGGCAATGTTATGGAGCGTTTTAGCTTCCGGCGTATCAATCGATTCGAGTTTCTTTTTGAGTTCGGCTACTCTTTCGCG comes from Melioribacter roseus P3M-2 and encodes:
- a CDS encoding M28 family peptidase translates to MKKIFLLFLLLFTVINAQKKWSDPSISVKDLKAHLFYLASDDMKGRFSGSPEERIAADYIKNQFESYGLEPLFDGNYFQDFPFIERLELTSNNSAEILINDEKLTLKIRDDFITVPFSGKAELKARLVFAGYGISSENLEYDDYESIDVKDKIVIILRDHPEHDSAHSDFDRYASLRSKASTARDKGAAGIIFVNGYFPSDDDNLVELRYDGAPAINDFPVIQVKRDIIEKIFKAHNLDFKEIQKKIDSTKHGNPVEFQNCFAEIHTEVKEIVSNARNVGGLLKCNSGSDEYIVVGAHFDHLGIDQLKSSSMYRGGDSQIHNGADDNASGTSAMLELAEALAASRSELKRNIIFLAFSGEELGILGSTYFTNNSPVSLDKIIAMVNMDMVGRLNEENSLTVIGAGTSSAWKPLLNEKNKYDLKLTFDDAGTGGSDHQAFSNKNIPVLFFFTGTHSDYHKPSDDPDKINYEGEKKIASYILDVIKGIDRLEEKPDYVKVEAPTNRRIGKSRVYVGTVPEFGYNGEGYKLSGVTDGSPAAKAGLMSGDIIIRFGDKKVGNIYDFMHAMAEYKPGDKVEVAVLRDGKEMKFTIDLTAK
- a CDS encoding FeoA family protein — its product is MQTANIKTMNNITLDKARKGNLITIVNLPGGEINAQLIRIGISEGETLACLQRLPGGTIILQKNRQEIAVGYDLAKNIKIILR
- a CDS encoding GlcG/HbpS family heme-binding protein is translated as MKIIKLLSLAILFTGAIYGQVATKHAITLELAKKIAVAAENKANQMNIDVVIAIVDDGGNLVYFERMNGAQLGSIKVAKKKAVSAIFFKRPTKAYQERVAGGNNALLSVDEILPFEGGAPLVYENNYIGAIGVSGGTPEQDGIIAEAGAKILEEVAK
- a CDS encoding nucleoside recognition domain-containing protein → MLQQFVDEGIPQAEALLILEGDEFTANKYNKPINKDEREKIYITRRNRVNEIIDIVEHEDSRKGEISNLIGRLSLNPITGIPILLAILTLVYFFIGDFISQRVVDFTENTVGVGIVEYNIKSFVSNYTSSLIDVEILDENENLIDKKIYNFPDGMNANPDLKADFENFSSQPGAQTTFHYSNPIVKLFFGEFGVITMTTTYLLFLLLPLVIGFYFVMALLEDSGYLPRLATMLDRTFNKIGLNGKAVIPIILGFGCITMANITTRLLGSEREKSIATAILQFVIPCSAQLAVITVLLSGAGLTPLLIFIGVIGSVLIILSTVLNKLIPGQSSPLLIDLPIMRLPRISNVFKKMTYRSYGFMKEAGFWFFVGALAVGVMDITGLLLLWQDILAPLTTHWLKLPKEAANAFVMGMVRRDFGAAGLFAMNLTVMQITVAIITITLFTPCIASFVVMLKERGWKEGLTIWLGTWVTAFFIGGLVAQFIV
- a CDS encoding dihydroorotate dehydrogenase-like protein, whose translation is MDLTTKYMGLELKNPIVPSASPLSHTVDSVKQLEDAGAAAVVVYSLFEEQIIHESGELDHYLSHHTESYAEALNYFPEPDKFNLTPYQYLDHIANLKKSVSIPVIGSLNGVSKGGWIQYAKNIEQAGADALELNIYYVAANPNMTSADVEKMYIETVKEVKSQVKIPVAVKLSPYFTSMANMAKQLDEAGADALVLFNRFYQPDFDLEKLEVVPNLVLSTNWEMRLPLRWIAILYGHIKASLAATSGIHSHEDAIKVIMAGADVAMVCSELLTNGVGRITEILKGIENWMEENEYDSISMMKGSMSQKSVAEPASFERANYMKMLQSYKTLI
- a CDS encoding TonB-dependent receptor, whose amino-acid sequence is MKNLLYACIIFTQVIFSQQDSVKTYELNEITVRSGKYNSLIKHLNPSLQSIEIKEVNLSVNKNLIATLKNNTAGVFVTEYGNNGFGIGQLSAGKMSVRGFNGQQQFIVFIDGHPEYAGIFGHPVSDLYNTDAASDLIIIKGPSSLIYGSGAMAGVIDIRTLNKHSKGVSLGSDISYGSFNTYNISLKSGYSAESFAAAINLFNYHSDNHRPSSNYDSKGLGVTLSYKISNEWSANIKSNIRYAKILNPGAINNPYLNDSVWTEFTRSNISLTFDGRHKTTEGTYSFYLNSGVHDFFDGFHSTDYVAGFNARQTFELSESFLFTAGNDTRIYGGNARNNRRLIDTTLYETGFYFVTETDIYQRLKFIAGARLNYHEVYGSEFVPQLSLNYTLTENAGFYISAAKGFRNPTLAEFFIFGANIDLLPEKLWNYEAGFNLRLLNERTGLSGAIYISEGKDFIAVTGQFPNIKNQNVGSVQNKGFEINLKLAPVTNLALNAGFNYTDMKTKIPGAPGLHALFNASYSVNKIEFGLNLVSAAKLYLLDRNNQLTEEKFLLLNASAGYDIARNAKLYIRVNNLLDTDYQTVYGYPMPGINFLAGIKTEF
- a CDS encoding MBL fold metallo-hydrolase, translating into MKQKNLHQYPLVWRKDDFFIKIYSSIPNVSTGILLTTSKTAFIVDPGDGILRDLTKDVGPETILRVSDIFISHGHHDHVGGVWSLLTYWSVLRRKTPLSIYYPEGCVEIESIYKAFNEVYGKELSYKITLKPISDQKAFTRNSVRIKPFKVNHRELNPDGTSAEIPSLGFKYYYDSKSICYGGDTAYCENLVKMAKGSDLAIIEAGALDEESTDLHMTVAQAKEIGKTAKEFFLVHVPDE
- a CDS encoding VOC family protein; the encoded protein is MKKLIVSIALFFSTVVVGQENKINFEHIALLLPDAEKAAEWYCSNLDIKIVNKGAGSIFVTDSAKNIMLEFLINREATPLNFRKMNVLSLHIAFHVEDAEELKNKLIEDGATIESDLTTTDSGDKIMILRDPWGVPLQFVERKNPMLRFEGIYAEHIAFNVNDAMGAGKWFADKLNMTVVKEEGAPDYGRFVADTEKNMMLELYQKSEVPVLNLNDILPAQFHIAFSTDKIEMLKEKLTDCEVAQDLFTTDSGDKIMVLRNKEGFPLQFVKRKKPML
- a CDS encoding Fur family transcriptional regulator; this translates as MSVNLNEAHEVFRKYLKQEKHRVTPERFEVLDFALKYEGHFGADELYLRMKNNKSNVSRATVYNTLELLAACELLAKRNFGENKTRYESNYGRKSHDHLICINCGAIKEFTEPEIEEIVAQVAKKLGFKPQGHSFNIFGKCNNANCKHKDNE